The segment TGGCGCGCGGTCCTTGCCCAGCCGGAATTCATACCAGCGCACGCCGCCCGCGCCGGCCGCCGTGTTGACAGAGTGCGTGGCGACGACCGACTCCACGTTGCCGATCCGCCGGTAGACGACACGCGCCATCAGCTTGTCGCCCTGCGCGTCGAGCCGACGGTCGACGCCCGGCTGCGGCACGCAGTTGGTGAGCTGGCCGCCGCAGAGATAGGCATAGGGCGCAACAGCGATCTTCGTCGGGCCGTCGAGCCGCGTCTTGCTCGGGTCGTCCCAGTCGACGTGGAACTGCCAGGCGTAGATGCCGTCATCCTGCAGGACGCCCTTGAGCTGCGTGCCGCCCGCCGCGAGCACGAGGTTTGGTGCTCCTGCCGGTGGCAGTTGTGTGCCGTCGAGGTCGACGTTGTTGAGGAAGTTCACCCCGGGGACGACCACGCACTGCTCCGTCGCCGGCTCGCCGCGCAGCATCCGCGTCCGATCAGCAACGCAGGTGTGCTTCTCGATCACGTCGTCACCCGTTGAGGTTGGCAGGTAGTAGCCGTCGGGCCAGACTGCCGGGCGCGGATAGTCGGGGAAGAGCGGCCGCACGAACTCGTAGCGATAGTAGGTGCCCATCGGATCGTTGCTGGTGCTGACCGCATAGCACATCGCGTAGGCGCCGCTGTCACGCGGTGCCACCGGGCGTGCGGCACCTGGGGTCGCCACCGGCGCGGGTGTCGGCGGGGGCGGCGAGTAGAGTGCCTCCGCCTTCCCGGGCTGCCCCGAACGGCCGATCACGCTGCGCTTCGCGACGCCCGGAGCCGGTGGGGCCTCGTCATCGGGCCGCCGCGGGCCGCGCGAGAAGATCGGGGAGATCACCAGCCACCGGTCAGCGAGCTGGTCGTAGCGGACCACCGCGTCGCCGCTGTTGCGCTGCTCACAGAGTCCGCCGAAGCCGCGCCACACGGTGCGCGTCTCGACCGGCCCGTAGAGGACGCGCCCGGTCTCCGGATGCTTCGCGCCGGCCTTCGTGAAGACCGCCATCCGCGAGTTCACGATCTGCACGATGTGATCAGGGCCGACGCCGAGCGAATTGTCGGACGGATTGCGCAGCGTGGCGGTCCCCGAAGGGCCGTTGAAGCCGACGCCGAGCCCATCGAACGAGGCGATCATCCGCGCTGCCGGGCCAGTGCCATACGCTGTCTGCTCGACACCGTCGGCGCCCTGCGGCATCGCCATCGTCGCGTCACGGACGCGGTCGTCCTCGTCCTCGTCGTCATCCGGCGGCGCGAGGCCGCGCATCGGGGCACCAACCTCATCGACCTCCACCCGCGCGATCACATCGCCCGCGAGGATCCCCTCGGCGACATCGAGCCCGCTGATGATCTCACCGGCGGTGGTGTACTCGTGGTCGAGGTTGGGGTTGTCGGCGAGGTTGAGGTAGAGCTGGGCGTCGCCGGTATCGCGGCCGCGCGCCGAGATGCCGATCGTGCCGCGGAACTGGGAACGGAGCGCGACCTCGTCGCGCATGAAGGGGCCGTCGCCAACGTATTCCGACGCATCGCCACCGCCTCCCTGGGTCACGAAGTTGGCCTCGACCCGCTGGAAGACGTGGCCGTTGTAGAAGCCTTCGCGTGCCAGGCGGAGGAGCCGTGCCGTGGTGGCCGGCGCCTCGCCCGCAAAGAGACGGATCGTGAACGAGCCGCCGCCGCTCGACGGCGCCATCGTCACGATCAGGCGTGCCTCGCCCTGCAGCAGCAACTTCGCCAGCGGCTCGGTGCGGATCGGGAGCGGCTGTGTCGCTGCAGCAAAGGTTCGCCCGGGCCAGCGGGCAAGAATGCTGGCCGCTGCGACGGCGACCGTGCTGTCGAAATCGGCCACGTAGCGGAGCACGACGGTTGAGTTTGCATCGCTGCCGAGCTCGCCGATACGGGCGAGCAGCGCGATGCGCGGGTCGCGCGAGGTCTCGCGCTGCTCGGCCGAGATCCGGTCGAGCGCGGCGATGGCTGCGGGCACCACGCGCGCGTCCTTCGAGCCGTTGAGTGCGGTGGCTGCGGCGAGCACCACCTGGTATCCCGGTGAGGCGAGCGCGGCGATATAGATCGAGTCGGCGGCATGGCCCATCAGGCGCGACAGCCCGGTGAGCGCCGCCTCCTGCACGTTGTGGTCGCGGTCGCCGGCGAGGCGGCGGAGCAGCACGCCGTCCCGCATCGTAGCGGCGGCCACCGTCGCCGCGAGCCGCTCCCCCCAGATGGCGCTGGTGACGAAGCGGTCGAGGTGGGGGCGCGCCACGGCGCTGTCGACACGGGCGAGCGTCATCAGCGCGTGGGCCGCCTTGTGCCAGCGGTGGTCGGGGGTGGTGGTCGCGATCGGGGTGGTCAGGGCGTGGAGCAGCACCGGGACCACGGCGGCGCGGTCGGCGCACGGCGACGTGAGCGAGTCGATGGCGGTGAGCGCCACCAGGAGGTTGCGATCGTCGACGAGGCCGAGGATCGGGGTGCAGTCGGTCGGCCGCGCCGCGAGCCGCGCCGCGACGATGGCCCCAACGCGAACGATCGGCGAGCGGTCCTTCACGCCGGCACTGATGGCTTCGGCGCGGCGCCCCACCGGCAACGTCGTGATCCCGGAGAGCGCGAGACGCCGGACCTGCTCGTCCGCATCCATGAGACCCGTGGCGACGATCACCGAGTCGAGCCCCTGCGCCAGGATCAGCGTGCTGAAGGCCAGACGGCGCGCCGTCGGGTCGGGCGAAGCCACGGCGGCGCGACGGATCGCGAAGATCGTCGGCATCGCCATCGGCCCCACCACGCGCCGCCCCTGCGCCAGCTTGAAGAGCCCCTGCATCATCTGCCGCGTCGCCGTGCGGTTGATGCGTGCCACGATCGCCGCCTCGGCGGCGCGCGCCTCACTCGAGTCGCCGTACGGGAGGCGGCCGATGGCGGCGGCCAGTGCATCGACGACGCTGGGGTCTTGCTCCTTGGCCAGTGCGGCGTCCAGCGCGAGCCGCGCGCCGCGCACCGAGATGTCGGTGGTGTCGGCGGCCAGCGGCCGGCGGGGCACCCGCTTGAGGCTCTGGGTCAGCCCGGTCGCCGCCTCGCGACGGATGGCCGGGACCGGGTCGCCGAGCAGCGCGGCGAGTCGCTTGCCGAACTCGGGGCGCTGGAAACGACCGAGCCCGCGGGCGGCGACCCGGCGCAGCAGGGTGTCCCGACCCTCGATGGCAGCGAGCAGCGGGGCGATGCCATCCGCTCCCTTGCCGCGGTGGTCCTCGGCGACCAGCAGCCGCTGCAGCGCGGCGGTGTCGGGGCGAGCCGACTGGGCCGCGAGGGCGGCGGGAGCGAGCAGGAGCGCGACGACGAGGGAGAGCAGGGCACGCATTGGGGGTCCGGAGGTAGGGAGGAGGTGCCTTGAATCTGGGGCCGCGGCGGCTAGTGGGGAACCCGATGCGGGCTCGGCGCTGGGGTGCCGTCGCAGCGGGATCCGCGGCGGCGAGCCCTTATGTCTGGTCGGCGTGCCGATTGCGGCGCCCCCGGCGTGCAGTACAGGGGGCGACGCGGCGAGCCGCTTGGAGACCGCGAGAACGGTCACCCCAGGTCGAGCCCGCACGCGGAGGTCCTTCGACTTCGCGTCGGCTGCGCCGTCGCTTCGCTCAGGATGACAGCTCGTGAAAACCCTTCTCTCCTCATTCCTCAGTCCTCACCGCCACCACTGCATCTGGTGTCCCGACGGGTCAGAGCGTATTCATTCGGGCTGCCGGACCCCCCGGCATTCCCCGAAAACAGATGACGGAGGCAGGATGTCGCGCTTCTTCCTTGCGGCTGGCCGCGTGGCCACGCTCCCCTTTGCGGCGGCCGCGATGCTGGCCGCCCCGCTCTCGGCGCAGGGTCCGACCCAGCCGATCGACGTGGAGTACACCGCCAAGATCAAGGAGTACCTGACCGACGCGCGGATCTCGACCGAACTGGTCGACCACCTCCCCGCCTCGAGCACGGTGCCGACCCCGCTGAAGTTCCTGGGTCGGATCGTGGGGACGCCGGGGGAACTGACCTACGCCAAGGACATCCATCGCTACCTGGCCGCCATCGCGGCCTCCTCGCCGCGCGCCAAGTACTGGACCATCGGCAAGACGGAGGAAGGGCGCGACATGGTGGTGCTCGCGATCGCCGACAGCGCGACGCTTGCGCAGATCGATCGCTACAAGGGAATGCTCAAGGAGTTGACCGACCCGCGCCGCACCACCGAGGCGCGCGCGCAGGAACTCCTCGGCACTGCCAAGCCGATCTACTGGATCACGTCGGGGATGCACTCGCCGGAGCGCGGCGGCCCGGAGATGCTGATGGAGCTGGCCTACCGGATGGTCGTCGAGGACACGCCGTTCATCCGCGAGATCCGCAACAACGTCATCACCTTCATCACGCCGGTGATCGAGGTCGACGGGCGCGAGAAGATGGTCGACACCTACTACTACAACAAGAAGTACGGCGCCGACGGCAACCTGCCACTCATGTACTGGGGCAAGTACGTCCAGCACGACAACAACCGCGACGGGATGGGGCAGTACCTCGAGCTGACGAAGCACACCACTCGGACCTTCCTCGAGTGGACGCCGACCGTCCTCCACGATCTGCATGAGGCGCAGACCTATCTGTACTCCTCGACCGGGAGCGGGCCGTACAACGAGGCCGTTGACCCGATCACCGTCGACGAGTGGTGGGTGCTCGCCAAGAACGACGTCATGGAGATGACCAAGCGCGGGGTGCCGGGGGTGTGGACCTACGGCTTCTACGACGGCTGGACCCCGAACTACATGTTCTTCATCGCGCACACGCACAACGCGATTGGCCGCTTCTACGAGGTGCAGAGCTACGGCCCGGACAATTATGTCCAGCGCACCGGCAACACCACGACGTCGCGCGAGTGGTTCCGGCCCAATCCGCCGCTGCCGACCATCAACTGGGGGCCGCGCGCCAACGTGAACATCCAGCAGTCGGGCGTGCTCTTCTCGCTGTCGCGGATGGCGAAGGACCGCCGGCTCTTCCTCGAGAACTACTGGCTCAAGAACAAGCGCGCGGTGGAGCGCGGCAAGACGGGGCCGATCAGTGGCTGGGTGATCCCGGCGGGGCAGCACGCCGCGGCGAATGCCGCCGAGGCGGTCAATGACCTCCGCACGCAGGGGCTGGAGTTCAACGTGGCGACCGCGCCCTTCAAGGCCGGGCACGTGCAGGTGCAGGCGGGTGACTGGATCGTCCGCGGTGACCAGCCGTACCGCACAATCGCCGACATGTACTTCTCGCTCCAGAACTTCGCGGTGTCGAATCCGTCGCCGTACGACGACACCGGCTGGACCTTCCCGCTGATGCGCAACATGACGATCCTCCCGGTCGGCGACGTGGCGTTGCTCGCGGGACCGATGGCACCAGTGACGGCCGAGGTCCGCGCGGCGGGTGGCATCACCGGCAAGGGGAACGTGGTGGCGATCGCGGCGAGCCGTGACAACGCGCTGGTC is part of the Gemmatimonadota bacterium genome and harbors:
- a CDS encoding peptidylprolyl isomerase, with amino-acid sequence MRALLSLVVALLLAPAALAAQSARPDTAALQRLLVAEDHRGKGADGIAPLLAAIEGRDTLLRRVAARGLGRFQRPEFGKRLAALLGDPVPAIRREAATGLTQSLKRVPRRPLAADTTDISVRGARLALDAALAKEQDPSVVDALAAAIGRLPYGDSSEARAAEAAIVARINRTATRQMMQGLFKLAQGRRVVGPMAMPTIFAIRRAAVASPDPTARRLAFSTLILAQGLDSVIVATGLMDADEQVRRLALSGITTLPVGRRAEAISAGVKDRSPIVRVGAIVAARLAARPTDCTPILGLVDDRNLLVALTAIDSLTSPCADRAAVVPVLLHALTTPIATTTPDHRWHKAAHALMTLARVDSAVARPHLDRFVTSAIWGERLAATVAAATMRDGVLLRRLAGDRDHNVQEAALTGLSRLMGHAADSIYIAALASPGYQVVLAAATALNGSKDARVVPAAIAALDRISAEQRETSRDPRIALLARIGELGSDANSTVVLRYVADFDSTVAVAAASILARWPGRTFAAATQPLPIRTEPLAKLLLQGEARLIVTMAPSSGGGSFTIRLFAGEAPATTARLLRLAREGFYNGHVFQRVEANFVTQGGGGDASEYVGDGPFMRDEVALRSQFRGTIGISARGRDTGDAQLYLNLADNPNLDHEYTTAGEIISGLDVAEGILAGDVIARVEVDEVGAPMRGLAPPDDDEDEDDRVRDATMAMPQGADGVEQTAYGTGPAARMIASFDGLGVGFNGPSGTATLRNPSDNSLGVGPDHIVQIVNSRMAVFTKAGAKHPETGRVLYGPVETRTVWRGFGGLCEQRNSGDAVVRYDQLADRWLVISPIFSRGPRRPDDEAPPAPGVAKRSVIGRSGQPGKAEALYSPPPPTPAPVATPGAARPVAPRDSGAYAMCYAVSTSNDPMGTYYRYEFVRPLFPDYPRPAVWPDGYYLPTSTGDDVIEKHTCVADRTRMLRGEPATEQCVVVPGVNFLNNVDLDGTQLPPAGAPNLVLAAGGTQLKGVLQDDGIYAWQFHVDWDDPSKTRLDGPTKIAVAPYAYLCGGQLTNCVPQPGVDRRLDAQGDKLMARVVYRRIGNVESVVATHSVNTAAGAGGVRWYEFRLGKDRAPTLYQQGTYAPDATYRWLPSPAIDKFGNIGIGYSAGSATQFPEQRFAGRRRSDPLGVLTLREATMVRGEGSQTNTLRWEDYSQTAVDPVDDCTIWYVGDYYRPGAASYSSRIGAFRMPGCR